Proteins found in one Arachis stenosperma cultivar V10309 chromosome 8, arast.V10309.gnm1.PFL2, whole genome shotgun sequence genomic segment:
- the LOC130945497 gene encoding receptor-like protein 34 yields MGSLLLLQFQIILCLHMFFTSFSSSSSLSLPLCHPDQNSALLQLKNSLKVDGWENGTDCCSWPGVTCESTSGHGIGLDLSWHGLEGDIPSKISYLSKLTSLDLSDMSSIRLSSLSLITNWSFSSVTLGLGNTNITGYLTSDILCLPNLKELHLYGNTYLKVHVSRLNCNASVSILDLSFCEFQGSMIPSSFSNLTYLTSLTLFECGLSGSIPSSLSNLQHLTHLDLSSNSIFGSIPSSFSNLQHLTYLGLSNNNLTGAVPASFSKLELLTHLDLSSNELNGSIPSSLWKLQDLLVLDLSYNELSGQLPDIFGGLNKLQTLNLGKNKIQGKLPFSLFTLTQLSILDFSSNKFEGPLPNQIAGFSNLTELYLDDNLLNGTIPSWCLSLPLLKHLNLSSNQFTGNLSEISSYSLLYLNLCGNKIHGDIPKSIFDLVNLTELCLSSDNHGGFVKFSLFSKLQNLSSLTLSGYESISLKSDVNANYTFSNLEMLHLSSNTMLDFPKFSGKFPRLLILDLSNNKLQGKVPKWIHDLDSLYHLNLSTNQLTSIEKFSWHGLQYLDLSSNLMTNPSYAI; encoded by the exons ATGGGGTCTCTTTTGTTGCTGCAATTTCAAATCATTTTGTGTCTACATATGTTCTTCACTTCTTTCTCTTCGTCTTCGTCTTTGTCTCTGCCTTTATGCCATCCTGACCAAAACTCTGccttgcttcaactcaagaacTCGCTAAAAGTTGATGGATGGGAAAATGGAACAGATTGCTGTTCGTGGCCTGGTGTCACGTGTGAATCCACGTCCGGTCACGGGATTGGTCTTGACCTCAGCTGGCATGGGCTTGAAG GTGATATTCCTTCTAAAATCTCATATCTTTCCAAATTAACCTCATTAGATCTCTCAG ATATGTCATCAATTCGTCTAAGTTCTTTGTCTTTAATCACCAATTGGTCTTTCTCTTCGGTTACTCTTGGTCTTGGTAACACAAATATAACGGGATATTTGACAAGTGATATTCTTTGTTTGCCCAATCTTAAAGAGCTACATCTATATGGAAACACATACCTTAAAGTCCATGTTTCTAGATTGAATTGCAATGCTTCTGTTAGTATTTTGGATCTTTCATTTTGTGAGTTCCAAGGATCAATGATCCCTTCATCTTTCTCTAATCTCACATATCTCACTTCTTTGACTTTGTTTGAATGTGGCCTTAGTGGTTCAATTCCCTCTTCACTTTCAAACCTTCAACATCTCACTCACTTGGACCTTTCATCTAATAGTATCTTCGGCTCGATCCCATCCTCATTTTCAAACCTTCAACATCTCACTTACTTGGGTCTTTCAAACAATAATCTAACCGGTGCAGTCCCAGCATCTTTCTCAAAGCTAGAGCTTCTCACTCATTTAGACCTTTCATCCAATGAACTCAATGGTTCAATCCCTTCATCTCTTTGGAAGCTTCAAGATCTTCTTGTCTTGGATCTTTCTTACAATGAACTAAGTGGTCAACTTCCAGATATATTTGGTGGGCTAAATAAACTGCAAACTCTCAATCTTGGGAAAAACAAAATACAGGGAAAGTTGCCATTCTCATTGTTTACATTGACTCAACTTTCCATCTTGGATTTTTCTTCTAATAAATTTGAAGGGCCCTTACCTAATCAAATAGCAGGTTTTTCAAATCTGACTGAATTATATCTGGATGACAACTTGTTAAATGGGACAATTCCTTCTTGGTGTTTATCTTTGCCGCTTTTGAAACATTTAAACCTTTCAAGTAACCAATTCACAGGAAATCTAAGTGAAATCTCATCTTATTCCTTGCTGTACTTAAATTTATGCGGCAACAAAATTCATGGAGATATTCCAAAGTCGATTTTCGACCTTGTGAACCTCACTGAATTGTGTTTGTCATCAGATAACCATGGTGGTTTTGTCAAATTTTCACTCTTCTCCAAACTTCAGAATTTGAGTTCTCTTACTCTTTCAGGCTATGAATCAATATCACTAAAATCTGATGTCAATGCCAATTACACTTTCTCCAATTTGGAAATGTTGCACTTATCTTCCAACACCATGCTTGACTTTCCAAAGTTCTCAGGAAAATTTCCGAGGTTGCTCATACTTGATTTATCCAATAACAAGCTCCAAGGTAAAGTGCCCAAATGGATACATGATTTGGATTCTTTATATCATTTGAACCTCTCAACAAACCAATTGACATCAATAGAAAAATTCTCATGGCATGGCCTGCAATACCTTGATCTTAGTTCTAACTTGATGACCAATCCATCTTATGCAATATAA
- the LOC130945495 gene encoding receptor-like protein 36 — protein MVLVVVRVVVCVHIFMLFHFACLSSHSCHPEDSSALLHFKTQLITNTIFYEDDDDYADPCPHVYPKMRTDCCAWMGVTCHSVSGHPNSTLFHLNHLQTLSLAYNYIYGSELPSLFGRFVSLTHLNLSDCDFKGEIPSQDLSWNDGLMWKETTWKKMLQNTTVLREIVLDDTDMSSIIATASPLSWMPNISSSLVTGIRGDLTSHILCLPNLQRLNLGGNEGIRIHLPKLNCNWNGSLHFSLFSKLQNLESLSLSGFDSLLLGNETNAIHQFTNLLELQLLQVDLTNFSKISWKFPKLQTLELSENKLEGNIPKWHGLTYLDLSFNLLVDDNISFICDATSLYVVNLSHNKLSSIIPQCLAKLSGLRVLDLQMNKLHGTLPSTLNLNRNQLEGHLPRSLSNCKDLMDLNLGNNQIEDTFPNWLQSLQNLEILVLRSNKLYGPIVSLKTKDMFPNLIIFDISSNKFSGQLPKSYIKSFEAMKNVNGAEVQSSFGYIHSSGYNFIISNIDLGYDDSVTETIKGLRTNFEKIPKVLVSIDLSSNRFEGEIPDDFGELHELIGLNLSHNNLNGPTPHSLGNLSNLESLDLSSNMLTGKIPAELTNLNSLEVLNFSSNHLEGSIPRGKHNIHLLRLKTSLDLVGNQWQ, from the exons ATGGTGTTGGTGGTTGTTAGAGTGGTGGTGTGTGTGCACATATTTATGCTGTTCCACTTTGCATGTTTGTCTTCTCATTCATGCCATCCAGAAGACAGTTCTGCATTGCTTCACTTCAAGACCCAACTCATTACTAACACTATCTTTtatgaggatgatgatgattatgctGATCCCTGCCCTCATGTTTATCCAAAGATGAGGACAGATTGCTGTGCATGGATGGGTGTCACCTGCCACTCTGTGTCTGGCCATCCTAACAGCACTCTTTTCCACCTTAATCATCTCCAAACACTTAGCCTTGCTTACAATTATATCTATGGTTCTGAATTGCCATCTCTGTTTGGTAGATTTGTGAGTCTCACACACCTCAACTTATCTGATTGTGATTTCAAAGGTGAAATTCCTTCTCAAGATCTCTCTTGGAATGATGGTTTGATGTGGAAAGAAACCACTTGGAAGAAAATGTTGCAAAACACAACAGTTTTGCGTGAGATTGTATTGGATGATACAGACATGTCTTCCATTATTGCAACAGCAAGTCCTTTGTCTTGGATGCCCAACATTTCTTCCTCTTTGGTTACAGGAATAAGGGGAGACTTGACTAGTCACATTCTCTGTTTACCCAATCTTCAAAGACTCAATCTAGGTGGCAATGAAGGCATTCGAATCCATCTTCCAAAGTTGAACT GCAATTGGAATGGTTCTCTCCACTTTTCACTTTTCTCCAAGCTTCAAAACCTTGAATCTCTTTCTCTTTCAGGTTTTGATTCATTGTTATTAGGTAATGAAACCAATGCTATTCACCAGTTTACCAACTTGTTAGAATTGCAGTTGCTTCAGGTTGATTTAACTAACTTTTCCAAAATCTCGTGGAAATTTCCAAAGTTGCAAACTCTTGAATTATCAGAAAATAAACTTGAAGGAAATATTCCCAAATGGCATGGCCTTACCTACCTTGATCTTAGTTTCAACTTGCTAGTTGATGACAATATTTCCTTCATTTGCGATGCAACTTCTCTCTATGTTGTCAACTTGTCACACAATAAGTTAAGCAGCATCATTCCACAATGCCTTGCCAAGTTATCCGGCCTTCGAGTTTTGGATTTGCAGATGAATAAACTTCATGGCACTCTGCCAAGTACATTGAATCTCAATAGAAACCAATTGGAAGGCCATTTGCCTAGATCTTTGTCCAACTGCAAAGATTTGATGGATTTGAATCTTGGAAACAATCAAATAGAGGATACATTTCCAAATTGGCTTCAAAGTTTACAGAATTTGGAAATATTAGTTTTACGATCCAATAAGTTGTATGGACCCATTGTCAGCTTGAAAACCAAAGATATGTTTcccaatttaattatttttgatatCTCATCAAATAAATTTAGTGGCCAATTACCAAAAAGCTACATAAAAAGTTTCGAAGCCATGAAGAATGTTAATGGAGCAGAAGTGCAAAGTAGTTTCGGTTACATCCATAGTAGTGGTTATAACTTTATAATAAGCAACATCGACCTTGGATACGATGATTCTGTGACTGAAACAATTAAAGGGCTTAGAACCAATTTTGAGAAAATTCCAAAAGTTCTTGTAAGTATTGATTTGTCAAGTAACAGATTTGAAGGAGAGATTCCAGATGATTTTGGAGAACTTCATGAACTCATAGGCCTCAATCTTTCTCATAACAATCTCAATGGTCCTACTCCTCACTCTCTGGGAAATTTGTCAAACCTCGAATCATTGGACCTCTCTTCAAATATGCTTACCGGAAAAATTCCTGCTGAATTAACCAATCTGAACTCTCTTGAAGTCTTGAATTTTTCCAGCAACCATCTTGAGGGATCAATACCTCGAGGGAAACA CAATATCCATCTTCTGAGGCTGAAGACAAGTTTGGATTTGGTTGGAAACCAGTGGCAATAG
- the LOC130945496 gene encoding uncharacterized protein LOC130945496: MVAHEHHDDDDEEKMTPFLVAEKYGIVELVEEIQSRIPSAIYNPNLRKRNVLLLRNQKFGRTWCWQQIIRRTQCCTWRQNSLLARTVSLKREDEDDDNEETKSDNQDSKEKNQIFKLEILAGNARKVSAFRFERINGEDEMLEAKEVTHFVPKIVKRKWNNGEDSDDADYDGDAFATRPQHEISSEYIDDQENSDRD; encoded by the exons ATGGTAGCCCATGAACATCATGATGACGACGACGAGGAGAAAATGACACCGTTCTTGGTGGCAGAAAAGTACGGCATAGTTGAATTGGTGGAAGAGATTCAATCCAGGATACCAAGTGCCATCTACAACCCCAACTTAAGAAAGCGAAACGTGTTACTG CTTCGAAACCAAAAGTTTGGGAGAACATGGTGCTGGCAACAGATTATAAGGAGAACACAATGTTGCACTTGGCGGCAAAACAGCCTCTTGGCAAGGACAGTGTCTCTTAAAcgagaagatgaagatgatgataaCGAGGAGACCAAGTCTGACAACCAGGactcaaaagagaagaaccAGATTTTTAAACTCGAG ATACTAGCTGGAAATGCCAGAAAAGTGAGCGCTTTTCGGTTCGAAAGGATAAATGGTGAGGATGAGATGTTGGAGGCCAAAGAAGTAACTCACTTTGTCCCTAAAATTGTGAAGAGAAAATGGAATAATGGTGAGGACTCGGACGATGCAGACTACGATGGAGATGCATTTGCGACGAGACCGCAGCACGAGATTTCTAGCGAGTATATAGATGATCAGGAAAATTCTGACAGAGATTAA